A portion of the Halococcus salsus genome contains these proteins:
- a CDS encoding AAA family ATPase — MQVIGVVGLPGSGKSEAATVARERGVPVVTMGDVIRQACRERGLDPADHHGAVAKALREEGGPGAIAERSLPTIEAALDDAETVLVEGIRSDTEVERFESAFGESFTLVAIDAPFDTRADRISARGRDTPVEKGGESLAARDERERGFGMDAAIERADVVIENTDTLAAFHGEIRGLLTEEP, encoded by the coding sequence ATGCAGGTCATCGGCGTCGTCGGCCTTCCGGGCAGCGGCAAGAGCGAGGCCGCGACCGTCGCACGCGAACGGGGGGTTCCGGTGGTCACGATGGGCGACGTCATCCGGCAGGCGTGTCGCGAACGCGGGCTCGACCCCGCGGACCACCACGGCGCGGTCGCGAAGGCACTCCGCGAGGAGGGTGGGCCGGGGGCCATCGCCGAGCGCTCGCTCCCGACCATCGAGGCCGCGCTCGACGACGCGGAGACCGTCCTCGTCGAGGGGATCCGCTCCGATACCGAGGTGGAACGCTTCGAGTCGGCCTTCGGGGAGTCGTTCACGCTGGTCGCCATCGACGCCCCGTTCGACACGCGGGCCGACCGAATCAGCGCCCGTGGACGCGATACACCCGTCGAGAAGGGCGGCGAGAGCCTCGCGGCCCGCGACGAGCGCGAGCGCGGGTTCGGGATGGACGCCGCCATCGAGCGCGCCGACGTCGTGATCGAGAACACGGATACCCTCGCGGCGTTCCACGGGGAGATCCGCGGACTCCTGACGGAGGAACCATGA
- a CDS encoding RNA-binding domain-containing protein has protein sequence MIYRVDIDVTAPVHDTEVTDRVVDAVERLVPEADIERAPGEVRAEAHSLDRFSELLHEQEILDSARNEFAAGTQGEVIEFVLKKQPAFVGVVNFAVGDPDELGGIRFEVHVHEPSVAAYIDHVAPPTEDGTPLERDD, from the coding sequence ATGATCTACCGGGTCGATATCGACGTGACTGCGCCGGTCCACGACACCGAGGTCACCGACCGGGTCGTCGACGCAGTCGAACGCCTCGTGCCGGAGGCCGACATCGAGCGCGCGCCCGGCGAGGTCCGGGCCGAGGCCCACAGTCTGGACCGGTTCTCCGAACTCCTCCACGAACAGGAGATCCTCGACAGCGCCCGCAACGAGTTCGCCGCCGGTACCCAGGGCGAGGTCATCGAGTTCGTGTTGAAGAAACAGCCCGCCTTCGTGGGCGTGGTCAACTTCGCGGTGGGCGATCCCGACGAACTCGGCGGGATCCGCTTCGAGGTGCACGTCCACGAGCCCTCGGTCGCCGCGTACATCGACCACGTCGCGCCGCCGACCGAGGACGGCACGCCGCTCGAACGGGACGACTGA
- a CDS encoding HAD family hydrolase, producing the protein MSTAVFFDLDGTLLEFTEPYREVIEATLHACLGRSTPPLVETYNETFYEAFVATEPEPYRHGMRAVRAEAESDVAPEALVAELCEREVAMTAVNDGARTLTESLAERHHLGVITNGVPEWQRAKLAHHDLLERFEAVVTSYEAGAHKPDPAPFELARERVDADTYVMIGDDYEADVEGAKRAGFVPIHLNPEATTGTQVRDLGSLTNLLDSLA; encoded by the coding sequence ATGTCCACGGCCGTCTTCTTCGACCTCGACGGAACGCTCCTCGAATTCACGGAACCCTACCGCGAGGTAATCGAAGCGACGCTGCACGCGTGCCTCGGCCGTTCGACGCCACCACTGGTCGAGACGTACAACGAGACCTTCTACGAGGCGTTCGTGGCGACCGAACCGGAGCCGTATCGGCACGGAATGCGGGCGGTTCGCGCGGAAGCGGAGAGCGACGTCGCCCCCGAGGCGCTCGTCGCCGAGTTGTGCGAACGGGAGGTGGCGATGACGGCCGTGAACGATGGCGCTCGAACGCTGACCGAGTCGCTCGCGGAGCGCCATCACCTCGGGGTCATCACGAACGGCGTGCCGGAGTGGCAACGAGCGAAGCTCGCCCATCACGACCTGCTCGAACGCTTCGAGGCAGTGGTCACGTCGTACGAGGCCGGCGCGCACAAACCCGACCCAGCGCCGTTCGAGCTGGCGAGAGAGCGCGTCGACGCCGACACCTACGTGATGATCGGCGACGACTACGAGGCGGATGTGGAGGGTGCCAAGCGAGCGGGTTTCGTCCCGATTCATCTCAACCCCGAGGCAACGACCGGAACGCAGGTCCGCGACCTCGGGTCGCTCACGAACCTGCTTGATTCGCTAGCCTAA
- a CDS encoding molybdopterin-dependent oxidoreductase produces the protein MARSRFELPPRLVDWSILVTVGFVAATGLLTLISGRPADAVVFALHGAGGLALVLLLFWKLRRVRPRVTMRRAWDRHTPVSILLALLAVAALATGAVWSFGVTPRLGPWPLLFVHMVLGALVVPVLLVHLRSRFRLPSTRDFEGRRTAMSSLAVVGFGALMWRLQRTANRVLETGGEDHRFTGSTEEGSDAGNAFPVTSWVADDPEPIDPDTWTLRIGGEAQRELELTYPDLDPENGDRATLDCTSGWYSTHDWRGVRVGDLLDAVEPDEGVEWVSFRSVTGYRWSLPIEEAREALLATHVDDERLDHGHGYPLRLVAPGRRGFQWVKWVEAVEITRQRDLGEWLVIFVSGFDG, from the coding sequence ATGGCGCGCTCGCGGTTCGAACTCCCGCCACGGCTGGTCGACTGGTCGATCCTCGTCACCGTGGGGTTCGTCGCCGCGACCGGTCTCCTGACCCTGATATCGGGTCGTCCGGCCGATGCCGTCGTGTTCGCCCTCCACGGCGCGGGCGGGCTGGCGCTCGTCCTGCTCCTCTTCTGGAAACTCCGGCGGGTTCGGCCACGGGTCACGATGCGACGGGCCTGGGACCGTCACACCCCGGTTTCGATCCTCTTGGCCCTCCTCGCCGTGGCGGCGCTCGCCACCGGCGCGGTCTGGTCGTTCGGCGTGACCCCCCGCCTCGGCCCGTGGCCGCTCCTGTTCGTCCACATGGTCCTCGGCGCGCTCGTGGTGCCCGTCCTGCTCGTCCACCTCCGAAGCCGCTTCCGGCTTCCGAGCACCCGCGACTTCGAGGGTCGACGGACCGCGATGTCCTCCCTCGCCGTGGTGGGCTTCGGCGCACTGATGTGGCGGCTCCAGCGGACGGCGAACCGCGTGCTCGAAACCGGTGGCGAGGACCACCGCTTCACCGGTTCGACGGAGGAGGGCTCCGACGCCGGCAACGCCTTTCCGGTCACGAGCTGGGTCGCCGACGACCCGGAGCCCATCGATCCCGACACCTGGACCCTCCGCATCGGGGGTGAAGCCCAGCGAGAACTCGAACTCACCTATCCCGACCTCGACCCCGAGAACGGCGATCGGGCGACGCTGGACTGTACCAGCGGCTGGTACTCGACCCACGACTGGCGCGGGGTTCGAGTGGGGGACCTCCTCGATGCCGTCGAACCCGATGAGGGGGTCGAATGGGTTTCCTTCCGGTCCGTCACCGGCTATCGCTGGAGCCTCCCGATCGAGGAGGCCCGCGAGGCGCTGCTCGCGACCCACGTCGACGACGAGCGCCTCGACCACGGCCACGGCTACCCGCTTCGGCTGGTGGCCCCCGGCCGCCGCGGCTTCCAGTGGGTGAAGTGGGTCGAGGCGGTCGAAATTACCCGTCAGCGCGACCTCGGCGAGTGGCTCGTGATATTCGTGAGCGGCTTCGACGGTTAG
- a CDS encoding thermonuclease family protein, with amino-acid sequence MKATVPLVCLLVVLAGCSGLTGPTSPGSAGSTSGSADGSSWTVTVTDVIDGDTMDVRFANGTADTVRLLGVDTPEVYGENTPDEFEGVPDTEAGADWLHGWGENASAFAADELDGRQVTVALDPAADTRGSYGRLLVYVRVDGQPFNRQLLVRGYARFYDAPLTRTDAFERAETRAQRNGTGLWGYGAA; translated from the coding sequence GTGAAAGCGACCGTGCCGCTGGTCTGTCTCCTCGTCGTACTCGCCGGCTGTAGCGGACTCACGGGCCCGACGAGTCCCGGATCCGCCGGGTCGACGTCGGGCTCGGCCGACGGGAGCTCGTGGACTGTCACGGTCACCGACGTGATCGACGGCGACACGATGGACGTGCGTTTCGCGAACGGCACGGCCGACACCGTTCGGCTCCTCGGGGTCGATACACCCGAGGTCTACGGCGAGAACACGCCCGACGAGTTCGAGGGGGTCCCCGACACCGAGGCCGGCGCGGACTGGCTTCACGGCTGGGGCGAGAACGCGAGCGCGTTCGCCGCCGACGAACTCGACGGTCGGCAGGTCACGGTCGCGCTCGACCCGGCCGCCGACACCCGCGGGAGCTACGGCCGATTGTTGGTCTACGTCCGCGTCGACGGGCAACCGTTCAACCGACAGCTCCTCGTCCGGGGTTACGCCCGGTTCTACGACGCGCCGCTGACGCGCACCGATGCGTTCGAACGGGCCGAGACGCGTGCCCAGCGCAACGGAACCGGTCTCTGGGGGTACGGAGCCGCGTGA
- a CDS encoding magnesium transporter, giving the protein MPTEWTVRAITRATVPVLVVLALVELGSGLVLDSFQATLLRYPSLLVLVPVTIGTAGNLGSVLAARLSTAFHLGRLSFSPTDETLAGNALATVGLSLTMFPAVGAGAWLLSELLSGTALSLVTVLVVATTSGAVLAVLAVFVTVVATYLAYRFSLDPDDVVIPVVTNVSDVLGVLVLFAVVQVVV; this is encoded by the coding sequence GTGCCGACCGAGTGGACCGTTCGGGCGATAACTCGCGCCACGGTGCCGGTGCTCGTGGTGCTCGCGCTGGTCGAACTCGGCAGCGGGCTGGTCCTCGACTCGTTTCAGGCCACCCTCCTCCGGTATCCCTCGCTGCTCGTGCTCGTACCGGTCACCATCGGCACCGCGGGCAACCTCGGGAGCGTGCTCGCCGCGCGACTCTCGACGGCCTTCCACCTCGGGCGGCTCTCCTTCTCGCCGACGGACGAGACCCTCGCGGGCAACGCGCTCGCCACCGTCGGGCTCTCGCTCACCATGTTTCCGGCCGTGGGTGCCGGCGCGTGGCTCCTCTCCGAACTCCTCTCGGGCACCGCGCTCTCGTTGGTCACGGTTCTCGTGGTCGCGACCACGAGCGGGGCCGTGCTCGCGGTACTCGCGGTGTTCGTCACCGTGGTCGCGACCTACCTCGCCTACCGATTCAGCCTCGACCCCGACGACGTCGTGATCCCGGTCGTGACGAACGTCTCCGACGTTCTGGGTGTCTTGGTGCTGTTCGCGGTCGTCCAGGTCGTGGTCTGA
- a CDS encoding magnesium transporter: MSIVEVAREAYREALPALSASLVGGLVAGVVLGGMRTELRMIDGLLVLVPALLATRGNVYGSFGARLATALHQGLIEPRVGAGDDRLVAAIVAAITNGLMVSSFAAVAAYVILGVLGRPSAPVTTLVGVAVIAGLLSGAVLTTAVVVVVFAGYRRGYNPDTIVGPVVTTTGDVFGLVFLLLAARIVLALGGGGG, translated from the coding sequence ATGAGTATCGTCGAGGTCGCGCGCGAGGCCTACCGTGAGGCGCTGCCGGCGCTGTCGGCGAGCCTGGTCGGTGGCCTCGTCGCGGGCGTCGTCCTCGGCGGGATGCGGACCGAACTCCGGATGATCGACGGGCTCTTGGTGCTCGTGCCGGCGCTGCTCGCCACCCGGGGGAACGTCTACGGCTCGTTCGGCGCGCGGCTCGCCACCGCGCTCCACCAGGGGTTGATCGAACCCCGGGTCGGGGCCGGCGACGACCGCCTCGTCGCGGCCATCGTGGCCGCGATAACGAACGGGCTGATGGTGAGCAGTTTCGCTGCCGTCGCGGCCTACGTCATCCTCGGGGTCCTCGGTCGGCCCTCGGCCCCCGTCACCACTCTGGTCGGCGTCGCCGTCATCGCGGGGCTCCTCTCGGGCGCGGTGCTGACGACGGCGGTGGTCGTCGTGGTGTTCGCGGGCTATCGGCGTGGCTACAACCCCGACACCATCGTCGGCCCGGTGGTGACGACGACGGGCGACGTCTTCGGCCTCGTCTTCCTCCTGCTCGCGGCCCGGATCGTGCTCGCGCTCGGCGGGGGTGGGGGCTGA
- a CDS encoding signal recognition particle protein Srp54 yields the protein MVLDDLGSSLRGTLNRLQGKTRLDADDVEEVVREIQRSLIQADVEISLVMDLSDRIEDRALNEEPPGGTTARDFVLRIVYEEMVDLVGESTDLPLESQTILLAGLQGSGKTTTAAKMAWWFSKKGLRPAVIQTDTFRPGAYDQSKQMAERAEVTFYGDPDSDDPVEIAREGLEAADEAEVKIVDTAGRHALEDDLIDEIRAIDDVVEPDRSLLVMDAAIGQGAKDQARRFEDAIGIDGVVITKLDGTAKGGGALTAVNETDSSIAFLGTGETVQDVERFEPNGFISRLLGMGDLKQLAERVERAMETTDDEEDWDPEDILQGQFTLKDMRHQMDAMNKMGPLDQVLDMIPGLGGGLKDQLPDDAMDVTQDRMRSFDVVMDSMTDSELENPRSVGASQTRRIARGSGQPEERVRELLEQHRMMERTLKQFQGMGDADMQRMMKRMEQGDGGGGGMGGMGGMGGGGGPFG from the coding sequence ATGGTACTCGACGACCTCGGGAGTTCCCTCCGGGGAACCCTCAACCGACTCCAGGGCAAGACCCGCCTCGACGCCGACGACGTCGAGGAGGTCGTCCGGGAGATCCAGCGCTCGCTGATCCAAGCCGACGTCGAGATCAGCCTCGTGATGGACCTCTCCGACCGGATCGAGGACCGTGCGCTCAACGAGGAACCGCCAGGGGGGACGACGGCTCGGGACTTCGTCCTCCGGATCGTCTACGAGGAGATGGTCGATCTCGTCGGGGAGAGCACGGATCTCCCGCTCGAATCCCAGACCATCCTGCTCGCGGGGCTCCAGGGCTCGGGGAAGACCACCACCGCCGCGAAGATGGCGTGGTGGTTCTCGAAGAAGGGCCTCCGGCCCGCCGTCATCCAGACCGACACCTTCCGGCCGGGGGCCTACGACCAGTCGAAGCAGATGGCCGAACGCGCGGAGGTCACCTTCTACGGCGACCCCGATAGCGACGACCCGGTCGAGATCGCCCGCGAGGGACTCGAAGCCGCCGACGAAGCCGAGGTCAAGATCGTCGATACCGCGGGACGGCACGCGCTCGAAGACGACCTGATCGACGAGATCCGCGCGATCGACGACGTCGTCGAACCCGACCGGAGTTTGCTGGTGATGGACGCCGCGATCGGGCAGGGGGCGAAGGACCAGGCCCGGCGCTTCGAGGACGCCATCGGTATCGATGGCGTGGTCATCACCAAGCTCGACGGGACCGCGAAAGGTGGTGGGGCCTTGACCGCCGTCAACGAGACCGACTCCTCGATCGCGTTTCTGGGAACCGGCGAGACGGTACAGGACGTCGAGCGGTTCGAGCCCAACGGCTTCATCTCCCGACTGCTCGGGATGGGCGACCTCAAGCAGCTCGCCGAGCGGGTCGAGCGCGCGATGGAGACCACCGACGACGAGGAGGACTGGGACCCCGAGGACATCCTCCAGGGCCAGTTCACCCTGAAGGACATGCGCCACCAGATGGACGCGATGAACAAGATGGGGCCACTCGACCAGGTCCTCGATATGATCCCTGGACTCGGGGGCGGGCTGAAGGACCAGCTCCCCGACGACGCGATGGACGTCACCCAGGACCGAATGCGGAGCTTCGACGTCGTGATGGACTCGATGACGGATTCGGAGCTCGAAAATCCCCGTTCGGTGGGCGCGAGCCAGACCCGCCGGATCGCCCGCGGGAGCGGCCAGCCCGAAGAACGCGTTCGGGAACTCCTCGAACAACACCGGATGATGGAACGCACCCTGAAGCAGTTCCAGGGGATGGGCGACGCCGACATGCAGCGGATGATGAAGCGGATGGAGCAGGGCGACGGCGGCGGTGGCGGCATGGGCGGGATGGGTGGCATGGGCGGCGGTGGCGGCCCGTTCGGCTGA
- a CDS encoding cysteine hydrolase family protein, translating to MSHETLPDDAVLLVVDVQQGFEEPGWGERNNPDCEKRIGGLLATWRRSERPVIHVRHCSTEPDSPLRPERPGNAFKSVAEPEAGEPAVEKSVNSAFVGTDLEARLREAGYDTLVVVGLTTDHCVSTTVRMAANLGFRVVVVADATATHERVGYDGATYDAEQSHRLALAHLNGEFATIVEADALL from the coding sequence ATGAGCCACGAGACGCTTCCCGACGACGCCGTCCTCCTCGTGGTCGACGTCCAGCAGGGGTTCGAGGAACCGGGCTGGGGCGAGCGGAACAACCCCGACTGCGAGAAGCGTATCGGCGGCCTCCTCGCCACGTGGCGACGGTCCGAGCGCCCGGTGATCCACGTCCGGCACTGCTCGACCGAACCCGACTCGCCCCTCCGGCCCGAGAGACCTGGGAACGCGTTCAAGTCCGTGGCCGAACCCGAGGCTGGCGAGCCAGCGGTCGAGAAGTCGGTCAACAGCGCGTTCGTCGGGACCGACCTCGAAGCCCGACTCCGGGAGGCGGGCTACGACACCCTCGTGGTCGTGGGCCTCACGACCGACCACTGTGTCTCGACCACCGTCCGGATGGCCGCGAACCTCGGCTTTCGGGTGGTCGTGGTGGCCGACGCGACCGCGACCCACGAGCGGGTCGGCTACGACGGTGCGACCTACGATGCCGAGCAGAGCCACCGCCTCGCGCTCGCCCACCTCAACGGCGAGTTCGCGACGATTGTAGAGGCCGACGCGTTGCTGTAG
- a CDS encoding metal-dependent hydrolase, which yields MYRPGHVGVGLLCYAPVSYFLLSAGRVALAVAGFVVVVWFAMVPDLDMRTRLLTHRGATHTLAFAILFGLACGAGGWVLGTRLVGFGPRLLAGFGGFLGALVVLAHLFADWLTPMGIAPFWPVSSRRYSLGLVTAANGGANALLLLLGAGSTAVVLRLVGLI from the coding sequence GTGTACCGCCCGGGCCACGTCGGCGTCGGGTTGCTGTGCTACGCGCCGGTCAGCTACTTCCTGCTTTCTGCGGGTCGGGTCGCGCTGGCCGTCGCGGGGTTCGTCGTCGTGGTCTGGTTCGCGATGGTGCCCGACCTCGATATGCGGACCCGGTTGCTCACCCACCGGGGTGCGACCCACACGCTGGCGTTCGCCATTCTCTTCGGGCTCGCTTGCGGCGCGGGCGGCTGGGTTCTCGGGACGCGACTCGTCGGGTTCGGGCCACGCCTCCTCGCGGGCTTCGGTGGTTTCCTCGGCGCGTTGGTCGTCCTCGCCCACCTGTTCGCGGACTGGCTGACGCCGATGGGGATCGCCCCGTTCTGGCCGGTCTCGTCGCGGCGCTACTCGCTCGGTCTCGTGACCGCCGCGAACGGGGGTGCGAACGCCCTCCTTCTCCTCCTCGGTGCCGGTTCGACCGCCGTCGTCCTTCGTCTCGTTGGGCTGATCTGA
- the ftsY gene encoding signal recognition particle-docking protein FtsY, whose product MFDGLKDRLSSFRDDAEEEIDDAAAEADETDETAAAAEPDETVVESETTTTESEAAPEPSVEDEPTLDGAEPEAAEDEPSPLGADTDTDPSGSAGLDDPAGSVDSGDSTGSESADDPAEPIEASADEPTASTVETNESDAAAAEPVEETPATEAAETTDTETDDDQPERRRTRLNRPTTVPDEEESENENLGFGTRAKLFATGQSLIEAAELEGPLFELEMALLESDVEMTVTEAILDRLREELTGATRAQVKGTGTVVEEALAESLREVISVGQFDFDQRIAEADKPVTIVFTGVNGVGKTTSIAKLARYFEERGLSTVLANGDTYRAGANQQLAEHAENLGKKVIAHDQGSDPAAVLYDAVEYAEAHDIDVVLGDTAGRLHTSNDLMAQLEKIDRVVDPDMTIFVDEAVAGQDATNRAREFDDAATIDGAILAKADADSQGGAAISIAHVTGKPVLFLGTGQGYDDIERFEPDVLVDRLLGDDD is encoded by the coding sequence ATGTTCGACGGACTCAAGGACCGGCTCAGCAGCTTCCGGGACGACGCCGAGGAGGAGATCGACGACGCGGCGGCGGAGGCCGACGAGACCGACGAAACGGCAGCCGCGGCCGAACCCGACGAAACGGTCGTGGAGTCCGAAACGACGACCACCGAATCGGAGGCGGCTCCCGAACCGTCGGTCGAGGACGAACCCACGCTCGACGGGGCCGAACCGGAGGCAGCCGAGGACGAGCCGTCGCCGCTCGGGGCGGATACGGACACCGATCCTTCGGGTTCCGCCGGCCTCGACGACCCTGCTGGATCCGTCGACTCCGGCGACTCGACGGGTTCGGAGTCGGCCGACGACCCCGCCGAACCCATCGAAGCGTCGGCGGACGAGCCGACCGCGTCCACCGTGGAGACGAACGAGTCGGACGCCGCTGCAGCCGAACCGGTCGAGGAGACGCCGGCGACAGAGGCGGCCGAGACGACGGACACCGAGACGGACGACGACCAGCCCGAGCGTCGGCGGACCCGGCTGAACCGGCCGACGACGGTTCCGGACGAGGAGGAATCGGAGAACGAGAACCTCGGGTTCGGGACGCGCGCGAAGCTGTTCGCCACCGGCCAGTCGCTGATCGAGGCCGCCGAACTCGAGGGTCCGCTGTTCGAGCTGGAGATGGCGCTGCTCGAGAGCGACGTCGAGATGACGGTGACGGAGGCGATCCTCGACCGGCTCCGCGAGGAGCTCACCGGCGCGACGCGCGCCCAGGTCAAGGGCACGGGGACGGTGGTCGAGGAGGCGCTCGCCGAGTCCCTTCGAGAAGTGATCAGCGTCGGCCAGTTCGACTTCGACCAGCGGATCGCCGAGGCCGACAAACCCGTGACGATAGTGTTCACGGGGGTCAACGGGGTCGGAAAGACCACCTCGATCGCGAAGCTCGCGCGCTACTTCGAGGAACGCGGCCTCTCGACCGTGCTCGCGAACGGCGACACCTACCGGGCGGGCGCGAACCAGCAGTTGGCCGAACACGCCGAGAACTTGGGGAAGAAGGTCATCGCCCACGACCAGGGCTCGGACCCGGCGGCGGTGCTCTACGACGCCGTCGAGTACGCCGAGGCCCACGACATCGACGTCGTGCTCGGGGACACCGCGGGTCGACTCCACACCTCGAACGACCTGATGGCCCAGCTCGAGAAGATCGACCGCGTCGTGGATCCGGACATGACGATCTTCGTCGACGAGGCCGTCGCAGGCCAGGACGCCACCAACCGCGCCCGGGAGTTCGACGACGCCGCGACGATCGACGGCGCGATCCTCGCGAAGGCCGACGCCGATTCGCAGGGTGGAGCCGCGATCTCGATCGCCCACGTCACCGGCAAGCCGGTGTTGTTCCTGGGCACCGGCCAGGGCTACGACGACATCGAGCGGTTCGAACCCGACGTGCTCGTCGACCGACTCCTCGGCGACGACGACTGA
- the pfdA gene encoding prefoldin subunit alpha encodes MSLGGGGGGGQLEQLSQELDVLEQQKEAMEAEIEGFRDEQSEIDEATEALDALESGSTVQVPLGGDAYVRAEIQDLDETVVSLGGGYAAEQDEAGAVETLERKREALDDRISEVEAEIEEVESEREELEQQAQQLQQQQMQQLQGQMGGLGGESDDE; translated from the coding sequence ATGAGCCTCGGTGGTGGCGGCGGTGGCGGTCAGCTCGAACAGCTCTCCCAGGAGCTCGACGTGCTCGAACAGCAAAAGGAGGCGATGGAGGCCGAGATCGAGGGCTTCCGTGACGAACAATCGGAGATCGACGAGGCCACCGAGGCGCTCGACGCGCTCGAAAGCGGCTCGACGGTCCAGGTCCCGCTCGGCGGCGACGCCTACGTCCGTGCCGAGATCCAGGACCTCGACGAGACGGTCGTGAGCCTCGGCGGCGGCTACGCGGCCGAGCAGGACGAGGCGGGTGCGGTCGAGACCCTCGAACGCAAACGCGAGGCGCTCGACGACCGGATCTCCGAGGTCGAAGCGGAGATCGAGGAGGTCGAGTCCGAACGCGAGGAGCTCGAACAGCAGGCCCAGCAGCTCCAACAACAGCAGATGCAACAGCTCCAGGGACAGATGGGTGGCCTGGGCGGGGAATCGGACGACGAATAG
- a CDS encoding translation initiation factor IF-6 yields MLRAAFSGSAYVGVFASATDDCLLVRPDAEDDFAAELADELGVSPVKTTVAGSGTVGALVTGNSNGLLASERITDAERERIADATDLPVATLPGRINAAGNVVLVNDSGAYLHPDLPDEAVATVEEHLGVPAERGALADVRTVGTAAVATDRGVLCHPNSTDEELDYLEDLLGVPADIGTVNYGAPLVGSGLLANENGYVVGRDSTGPELGRIEDALGYIDG; encoded by the coding sequence GTGCTCCGCGCGGCCTTTTCCGGTTCGGCGTACGTCGGGGTCTTCGCGAGCGCCACCGACGACTGCCTCCTCGTCAGACCCGACGCCGAGGACGACTTCGCTGCGGAACTCGCCGACGAGCTCGGCGTCTCGCCAGTGAAGACCACCGTCGCCGGCTCCGGGACCGTCGGCGCGCTCGTCACCGGCAACTCGAACGGACTGCTCGCGAGCGAACGCATCACCGACGCCGAACGCGAGCGGATCGCCGACGCGACCGACCTCCCCGTCGCGACGCTCCCCGGTCGGATCAACGCCGCCGGCAACGTCGTGCTGGTCAACGATTCGGGGGCCTACCTCCACCCCGACCTCCCGGACGAGGCCGTCGCGACCGTCGAGGAACACCTCGGGGTCCCGGCCGAGCGCGGCGCGCTCGCGGACGTTCGCACGGTGGGCACTGCGGCGGTCGCCACCGACCGAGGTGTCCTCTGTCACCCTAATTCTACGGACGAGGAACTCGACTACCTCGAAGACCTCCTCGGCGTGCCCGCGGATATCGGCACCGTCAACTACGGCGCGCCGCTCGTCGGATCGGGGCTGCTCGCCAACGAGAACGGCTACGTCGTCGGGCGGGACAGCACGGGGCCCGAGCTCGGTCGTATCGAGGACGCGCTCGGCTACATCGACGGCTGA
- a CDS encoding 50S ribosomal protein L31e, with the protein MSADDFEERVVTVPLRKVKAGPKHEGADRAMTLIRDHLAQHFKADPDAVRLDPSINEAVWSRGRKKPPSKLRVRAARFEEEGERVVEAEHAE; encoded by the coding sequence ATGAGCGCCGACGACTTCGAGGAGCGCGTCGTGACGGTGCCGCTCCGCAAGGTCAAGGCCGGGCCCAAACACGAGGGTGCCGACCGCGCCATGACGCTGATCCGCGACCACCTCGCCCAGCACTTCAAGGCCGACCCCGACGCCGTGCGCCTCGACCCCTCGATCAACGAGGCGGTCTGGTCGCGCGGCCGGAAGAAGCCCCCGAGTAAGCTCCGGGTGCGCGCGGCTCGATTCGAGGAGGAAGGCGAGCGGGTCGTCGAAGCAGAACACGCGGAATAA
- a CDS encoding 50S ribosomal protein L39e: protein MSKKSKAKKKRLGKLERQNSRVPAWVIMKTDRDTMRNPKRRNWRRSDTDE from the coding sequence ATGAGCAAGAAGTCCAAGGCGAAGAAGAAGCGCCTCGGCAAACTCGAGCGGCAGAACAGTCGCGTGCCGGCGTGGGTCATCATGAAGACCGACCGCGACACGATGCGCAACCCGAAGCGACGCAACTGGCGGCGCTCGGACACCGACGAATGA